A genomic window from Bdellovibrio sp. SKB1291214 includes:
- a CDS encoding cbb3-type cytochrome oxidase subunit 3 translates to MKQEGLKYFTDLHLTSMGLIIFFTFFICVLFWVFRKDSKYFYGEMQNMPLKEQEFTDARD, encoded by the coding sequence ATGAAACAAGAAGGACTAAAATACTTTACCGATCTTCATCTGACTTCGATGGGATTGATTATTTTCTTTACGTTCTTTATCTGCGTGCTGTTTTGGGTGTTTCGCAAAGACAGCAAATACTTTTACGGCGAAATGCAAAACATGCCTCTGAAAGAACAGGAGTTTACCGATGCAAGAGACTAA